A part of Polynucleobacter sp. MG-Unter2-18 genomic DNA contains:
- a CDS encoding sulfite exporter TauE/SafE family protein → MIEPVSFALAALVVLCGFFIFGVSGFGSSIVAVPLLVQMYPLKVVVPMMVIIDICASLYIGRKSSGDANIQELKWLFPFSIVGMILGIFLLVKAPSEPLLLILGIFAAINGIRVLVMRNVETFDPISRWWAIPSGFFGGVFTALFATGGPLYVSYLGLRITNPKVLRATMAFAIFMLTFLRLTLMLVTGLILSWEVIGLAVCLMPVTFLGIWVGSHVHTKLSNTSMRIAYGSILVFAGSMLLFRQIT, encoded by the coding sequence TTGATTGAGCCGGTTTCATTTGCGCTTGCAGCTCTAGTAGTTCTTTGTGGATTCTTCATCTTTGGAGTTTCTGGATTCGGCTCGTCAATAGTGGCTGTCCCCTTGCTGGTGCAAATGTACCCTCTTAAAGTTGTAGTTCCAATGATGGTCATCATTGATATCTGCGCCTCACTTTATATCGGCAGAAAGTCATCTGGCGATGCAAATATCCAAGAATTAAAATGGCTATTTCCTTTCAGCATAGTCGGGATGATCTTGGGAATCTTCTTGTTAGTAAAGGCGCCAAGCGAACCTTTACTGCTAATTCTCGGGATATTTGCAGCCATCAATGGCATACGTGTATTAGTGATGAGAAATGTAGAAACTTTCGATCCGATTAGCAGGTGGTGGGCGATACCTTCTGGTTTTTTCGGGGGTGTATTTACTGCACTATTTGCTACCGGAGGCCCACTATACGTTTCCTATCTTGGTTTGCGGATTACTAATCCAAAGGTGCTGCGCGCAACCATGGCATTTGCTATTTTTATGCTGACATTTTTGCGTCTTACCTTAATGCTGGTAACAGGACTCATCTTAAGTTGGGAGGTAATCGGCCTTGCAGTTTGCCTAATGCCAGTAACTTTCTTGGGTATTTGGGTGGGCTCCCATGTTCACACTAAGCTAAGCAATACTTCTATGCGTATAGCCTATGGGTCAATATTAGTATTTGCGGGTTCAATGTTATTGTTTAGACAGATCACGTAA
- a CDS encoding fumarate hydratase C-terminal domain-containing protein — MAHYKLPTPVSESDIRKLRINDTVTLQNTLFGIRDATQIHMFDKGRKTRFDLHGHAVIHTAPNVRKVVVSEEFPAGYQAICIGTTTSDRMERFTRPLMTENGVRMIVGKGGMREESAAAFQEIGGVYLAIIGGTAALETTWIEQIEDVDMDDLNPESLWRFKIKDFGPLLVAMDSHGGSIYQEVKSDVARKKEAVLKSLGIAS, encoded by the coding sequence ATGGCCCATTACAAGCTTCCAACCCCTGTTAGCGAATCAGATATTCGAAAACTACGTATTAATGACACAGTGACTCTGCAAAACACCTTATTTGGTATTCGGGATGCTACGCAAATTCATATGTTTGATAAGGGTCGAAAAACTCGCTTTGATCTCCATGGTCATGCAGTGATTCATACGGCTCCTAATGTGCGCAAGGTAGTAGTGAGTGAGGAATTCCCAGCTGGATATCAAGCAATCTGTATTGGTACAACCACATCAGATCGCATGGAGCGTTTTACGCGTCCACTGATGACCGAGAATGGCGTACGAATGATTGTCGGTAAGGGCGGTATGCGAGAAGAATCTGCGGCAGCTTTTCAGGAAATTGGTGGCGTGTATCTAGCAATTATCGGAGGCACAGCAGCGCTAGAGACAACGTGGATTGAGCAAATTGAAGATGTGGATATGGATGATCTCAATCCAGAGTCTCTCTGGCGTTTCAAGATTAAAGATTTTGGACCTTTGCTAGTAGCGATGGATAGTCACGGCGGTAGTATTTATCAAGAAGTAAAAAGTGACGTTGCACGCAAGAAAGAGGCCGTACTAAAGAGCTTAGGAATTGCCTCATGA
- a CDS encoding YeiH family protein translates to MLTTIRKNTPGLLVCLLIAMSTSFLSENYGGPQLLYALLIGLSLHFLYLNEAVKPGIDFCAKTVLRLGVAFLGIRITFADIGAIGLNTGLMVMFAVATTVALGFFLAKLLKLSPDFGLIAGGSVGICGASAALAVASVLPKTKENERFTLLVVVGVTVLSTIAMVVYPFALQLLNITALPAGIFLGATIHDVAQVVAAGMLFGPEAGDVATVVKLFRVALLLPVVLFISIFFGAEKSSQRLGWGSLRLIPTFLLGFVALSVVASMQILPSSVTQSIGEMSRWMLVIAIGAAGLKTNFQELAKLGWQPVVMLVVETVFIAAIGLIFISSSL, encoded by the coding sequence ATGTTGACCACCATTCGGAAAAATACTCCAGGACTTTTGGTTTGCCTGCTCATTGCCATGTCTACCAGTTTTCTTTCTGAGAACTATGGTGGCCCCCAGTTGTTGTACGCATTACTGATTGGTTTGTCGCTCCATTTTTTATATCTCAATGAGGCAGTAAAGCCAGGAATTGATTTTTGCGCCAAAACGGTTCTCCGTTTAGGTGTTGCATTTCTGGGTATTCGGATTACGTTCGCTGATATTGGTGCAATCGGTTTGAATACCGGATTAATGGTGATGTTTGCGGTTGCTACCACCGTAGCATTGGGATTCTTCCTGGCCAAGCTCTTAAAGCTGTCTCCAGATTTTGGATTGATTGCGGGTGGATCCGTTGGTATTTGCGGAGCTTCAGCAGCTTTAGCAGTAGCTTCAGTTCTGCCAAAAACAAAAGAGAATGAGCGTTTTACTCTGCTTGTAGTAGTAGGGGTAACCGTCCTCTCCACTATTGCTATGGTGGTATATCCCTTCGCGTTGCAATTGCTCAATATCACCGCATTACCTGCTGGCATCTTTCTAGGGGCTACTATTCATGATGTGGCGCAGGTAGTTGCTGCGGGGATGCTGTTTGGACCTGAAGCAGGTGATGTAGCGACTGTCGTAAAGCTTTTCCGTGTCGCTCTCTTATTGCCTGTCGTTTTATTTATCTCTATTTTCTTTGGTGCTGAAAAATCATCTCAACGCTTAGGATGGGGAAGTCTTCGCCTGATACCGACATTCTTATTGGGGTTTGTGGCGCTATCAGTCGTTGCATCTATGCAGATTTTACCAAGCTCAGTTACCCAATCTATTGGTGAAATGTCCCGTTGGATGTTGGTAATTGCTATTGGCGCGGCTGGACTGAAAACCAACTTTCAGGAGTTGGCAAAATTAGGTTGGCAGCCGGTAGTCATGTTGGTTGTTGAAACTGTATTTATTGCTGCAATCGGATTGATCTTTATTAGCAGCTCATTGTAA
- a CDS encoding UxaA family hydrolase: MTNLKDATFLGYRRENGRMGIRNHVLILPLDDLSNAACEAVANNIKGTMAIPHSYGRLQFGADLDLHFRTLIGTGSNPNVAAVVVIGIEPQWTKIIVDGIKASGKPVEGFWIEGNGDTATIASASKAAYNMMKHASKQKRVSAPLSELWVSTKCGESDTTSGCGANPTVGDAFDKLYEIGSTMVFGETTELTGGEHLVEARCRTPEVKKKFREMFDRYQDVIERHKTSDLSDSQPTKGNIAGGLTTIEEKALGNIQKIGKKCIVDSVLDKGEEPKIPGLHFMDSSSAAAEMVTLCAAAGFTAHFFPTGQGNVIGNAILPVIKICANPKTVRTMGEHIDVDVSGLLRREENMDQAGDKLLDCLKRTADGELTASEILGHREFVLTRLYESA, from the coding sequence ATGACTAATTTGAAAGACGCGACCTTTTTAGGTTATCGCCGTGAAAACGGCCGCATGGGTATTCGTAATCACGTATTGATTTTGCCTTTGGATGACTTATCCAATGCAGCCTGTGAAGCAGTAGCCAATAACATCAAAGGAACGATGGCAATCCCTCACTCCTATGGCCGTTTACAGTTCGGAGCTGACTTGGATTTACACTTTCGCACCTTAATTGGTACGGGTTCTAATCCGAACGTTGCTGCTGTAGTGGTAATCGGTATTGAGCCGCAGTGGACAAAAATTATCGTTGATGGCATTAAGGCATCAGGCAAGCCAGTTGAGGGATTCTGGATTGAAGGCAATGGCGACACAGCAACCATTGCCTCCGCTAGTAAAGCTGCCTACAACATGATGAAGCATGCATCTAAGCAAAAACGTGTTTCTGCTCCATTATCTGAGTTATGGGTTTCCACAAAATGCGGTGAATCCGATACGACTTCTGGTTGTGGTGCAAACCCAACCGTAGGTGATGCTTTTGATAAGTTGTATGAAATTGGCTCAACCATGGTGTTTGGTGAGACCACCGAGTTAACTGGTGGCGAACACTTGGTTGAAGCGCGTTGCCGCACTCCTGAAGTGAAGAAAAAGTTTCGCGAGATGTTTGATCGTTACCAGGATGTGATTGAGCGTCATAAGACGAGCGATCTATCTGACTCTCAGCCAACTAAGGGCAATATTGCAGGTGGTTTAACAACCATCGAAGAGAAGGCTTTGGGCAATATCCAAAAAATTGGTAAGAAATGTATTGTGGATAGCGTGCTGGATAAGGGTGAAGAGCCAAAGATTCCTGGACTGCATTTCATGGACTCATCATCAGCTGCCGCTGAAATGGTCACCTTATGCGCAGCTGCCGGCTTTACTGCCCACTTCTTCCCAACAGGTCAGGGTAATGTGATCGGCAATGCAATTCTTCCAGTCATTAAGATTTGCGCTAATCCAAAGACTGTTCGTACTATGGGTGAGCATATCGACGTTGACGTGTCTGGCTTATTGCGTCGCGAAGAGAACATGGATCAAGCGGGAGATAAGCTCTTGGATTGCTTGAAGCGTACAGCTGATGGTGAGTTAACTGCTTCTGAAATTCTTGGTCACCGTGAGTTCGTATTGACTCGTTTATACGAATCAGCATAA
- a CDS encoding Ldh family oxidoreductase, whose product MNLSYPEILALANSGLKAAGINSKAAYETAQFLALAELDGLASHGLARVPQYAAHAKNGRIELDPKLRVRPFKTAAALVDARDGLAFPALRFATDLSVNLASKNGLGLVAVTNSHHFGVAGHYVEAAARAGYVSLLFGNTPAAMPMVGGSKAIFGTNPLAAAFPTPGGDPLVIDMSLSAVARGKLLVAAKNGQAIPEGWALTADGKPTTDPQEGLKGLMLPLGGDKGALLALIVELLVVGLSGSRFSYEADSFFDPKGNRPRIGQLILTIDPGLAGASIFASRIQDFLQVLSADAGTRLPGQRRFQQRATGLSDGVTVSDVVVEEIQTGIRQSWTE is encoded by the coding sequence ATGAATCTGAGCTATCCAGAGATTCTTGCGTTAGCAAACTCAGGGCTCAAGGCTGCTGGCATTAATTCAAAAGCGGCTTATGAGACTGCTCAGTTTCTGGCACTGGCGGAGTTGGATGGATTGGCTTCGCATGGCTTGGCGAGAGTTCCCCAATATGCTGCACATGCAAAAAATGGTCGAATTGAGCTAGATCCTAAGTTAAGGGTTCGGCCATTTAAAACGGCAGCTGCTTTGGTTGATGCGCGTGATGGCCTAGCTTTTCCTGCGCTACGGTTTGCAACTGACCTGTCGGTGAATCTAGCCTCAAAAAATGGTCTTGGTTTAGTGGCTGTGACCAATAGCCATCATTTTGGTGTTGCGGGACATTATGTTGAAGCTGCGGCACGAGCAGGTTACGTCTCTTTGCTGTTTGGAAATACTCCAGCTGCGATGCCGATGGTTGGTGGTAGCAAAGCCATCTTTGGAACTAACCCCTTAGCTGCGGCTTTTCCCACCCCTGGCGGCGACCCTTTAGTTATAGACATGTCACTTTCCGCAGTGGCCCGCGGAAAGCTATTGGTTGCAGCAAAAAATGGTCAAGCCATTCCGGAAGGCTGGGCATTGACTGCAGATGGTAAGCCGACTACTGATCCGCAAGAAGGCTTGAAGGGCTTAATGCTTCCTTTGGGTGGCGACAAAGGAGCCTTACTTGCCCTAATTGTTGAATTACTAGTAGTTGGGCTTTCAGGTAGTCGCTTTTCTTATGAAGCGGATTCCTTTTTTGATCCTAAAGGTAATCGCCCGCGTATTGGACAGTTGATCTTAACGATTGATCCTGGTTTGGCGGGCGCATCTATTTTTGCAAGCCGTATTCAGGATTTCTTGCAGGTCTTAAGTGCCGATGCTGGTACCCGTCTTCCTGGACAACGTCGTTTTCAGCAGCGCGCTACAGGATTGAGTGATGGCGTCACAGTTTCAGATGTGGTTGTGGAAGAAATTCAGACTGGCATTCGCCAGTCATGGACTGAGTAG
- a CDS encoding L-aspartate oxidase: protein MNITTLETDILILGSGGAGLFAALHAHQTNPNLHITIAVKGLLGKCGCTRMVQGGYNVALAEGDSVERHFMDTIEGGKWLSDQELAWTLVNKSVERIRELENELGCFFDRNPDGTVHQKAFAGQTFDRTVHKGDLTGIEIISRLAEQVWARGIHRLEEHRAVELIHSADGKSLAGVLMLDMTTGQFTLVRAKAVLLATGGGPTMYKYHTPSGDKSCDGLAMALRAGLTLRDMEMVQFHPTGLLAGPGTRMTGTVLEEGLRGAGGYLLNGNKERFMGNYDPRNERATRDIVSRSINSEIRAGRSTPNGGVYIQMSHLGPDNVRKQFKGMVERCADSGFDLAGDLVEVVPTAHYMMGGLIFKADCSTELPGLFAAGEDTGGVHGANRLGGNGVANSTVYGGIAGEEMAHWVMSQTLQECNMEVVRASIKAHEAPLERPAGDIELIRDALAECMWDDVGISRTRESLLRARTKLDQLGQQLDQMGVGDIQRQYSITWQDWMNLNNLILVSKSVTEAALSRENSRGAHYREDFPDAGSLEESYFTAVYLQSRGLEIENRPVQFTMVKPGETILVEA, encoded by the coding sequence ATGAATATCACCACTCTTGAGACAGACATTCTCATTCTAGGTTCTGGTGGCGCAGGGCTTTTTGCAGCTCTGCACGCCCATCAAACTAACCCAAATCTACATATCACCATTGCCGTAAAAGGATTGCTGGGTAAATGTGGTTGTACTCGTATGGTGCAAGGTGGTTATAACGTGGCGCTAGCAGAGGGCGACTCTGTTGAACGTCATTTTATGGACACAATCGAAGGTGGTAAATGGTTGTCGGACCAAGAGTTGGCATGGACATTGGTAAATAAGTCGGTTGAACGTATTCGTGAGCTTGAGAATGAGCTCGGCTGTTTCTTTGATCGCAATCCAGATGGCACAGTTCATCAAAAAGCATTTGCGGGTCAAACTTTTGACCGGACAGTTCACAAGGGCGATTTAACTGGAATTGAAATTATCAGTCGACTGGCTGAGCAGGTATGGGCGAGAGGAATTCATCGACTTGAGGAGCATAGGGCAGTCGAGTTAATTCATAGTGCTGATGGAAAGTCTCTCGCTGGTGTATTAATGCTCGATATGACGACTGGTCAATTTACCCTGGTGCGAGCAAAGGCAGTTCTGCTAGCCACAGGTGGTGGACCTACTATGTACAAGTACCACACACCATCGGGTGATAAGAGTTGTGATGGCTTGGCTATGGCACTTCGTGCAGGTCTTACTTTGCGCGATATGGAGATGGTGCAATTTCATCCTACCGGCTTACTGGCGGGACCTGGCACTAGGATGACGGGAACCGTGCTTGAGGAAGGGTTGCGTGGCGCAGGTGGATATTTGCTCAACGGCAATAAAGAACGCTTCATGGGTAACTACGATCCGCGCAATGAGCGTGCTACTCGGGATATCGTTTCGCGATCGATTAATTCTGAAATTCGTGCAGGTAGATCTACTCCTAATGGCGGTGTCTATATTCAGATGAGTCACTTAGGTCCTGATAATGTGCGCAAGCAATTTAAAGGTATGGTTGAGCGATGTGCAGACAGCGGCTTTGATTTGGCAGGAGATCTAGTAGAGGTAGTGCCCACTGCGCATTACATGATGGGTGGATTAATCTTCAAGGCGGACTGCAGCACAGAGTTACCAGGCTTATTTGCTGCAGGTGAAGATACTGGCGGGGTGCACGGAGCAAATCGCCTAGGTGGTAACGGTGTAGCTAACTCCACTGTATATGGCGGTATAGCTGGCGAGGAAATGGCACATTGGGTGATGTCTCAAACTTTACAAGAGTGCAATATGGAAGTGGTGCGCGCTAGTATCAAGGCGCATGAGGCTCCATTAGAGAGGCCGGCAGGCGATATTGAATTGATTCGAGATGCCTTGGCAGAATGTATGTGGGATGACGTGGGTATCTCTAGAACAAGAGAAAGTTTGTTACGTGCTCGTACTAAGTTAGATCAGTTAGGTCAGCAGTTAGACCAAATGGGAGTGGGTGATATCCAAAGGCAGTACAGCATTACATGGCAGGATTGGATGAATCTAAATAATCTCATTTTGGTGAGCAAGTCTGTCACGGAGGCCGCTCTTTCTCGTGAAAACTCAAGAGGGGCACACTATCGTGAGGATTTTCCTGATGCAGGATCTTTGGAAGAGTCCTATTTCACGGCAGTCTATCTGCAATCTCGAGGTTTAGAAATTGAAAACAGACCCGTTCAATTTACGATGGTCAAACCGGGCGAGACTATTTTAGTAGAGGCTTAA
- a CDS encoding ferredoxin--NADP reductase, whose translation MAAYNTETVLTVHHWNDTLFSFTTTRNKGLRFRSGHFLMIGLEVEGKPLVRAYSVASPNYEEHLEFLSIKVQDGPLTSRLQKIQVGDPVLVSEKSVGTLVIDDLNPGKHLYLFSTGTGLAPFMSIIRDPDTYEKFEKVVLIHGVRLVSELAYGDYIKDELTQDEYIGEIIREKLIYYPTVTREAFKHTGRLTTAIESGQLFKDIGLPPLDPAVDRAMICGSPSMLKETAEMLDSKGFKVSPSLGQLGDYVFERAFVEK comes from the coding sequence ATGGCTGCCTACAACACTGAAACCGTTCTCACTGTTCATCACTGGAATGACACCCTGTTTAGCTTTACAACCACCAGAAACAAAGGTTTACGCTTCCGTAGCGGCCATTTCTTGATGATTGGTTTAGAAGTTGAAGGCAAGCCATTAGTTCGCGCCTACAGTGTGGCGAGCCCTAATTATGAAGAGCATTTAGAGTTTTTAAGTATCAAAGTTCAAGATGGCCCCCTCACCTCTCGTCTTCAGAAGATTCAGGTAGGTGACCCCGTTTTGGTGAGCGAGAAATCCGTGGGCACCCTAGTCATAGATGACTTGAACCCAGGAAAACACCTTTACTTATTTAGCACCGGGACAGGATTGGCGCCTTTCATGAGCATTATTCGTGATCCGGATACTTATGAGAAGTTTGAGAAAGTAGTCTTGATTCATGGTGTTCGTTTAGTAAGCGAGCTGGCTTACGGTGATTACATTAAAGATGAGCTCACTCAAGACGAATATATTGGCGAAATCATTCGCGAGAAATTAATCTACTACCCAACAGTGACGCGCGAGGCTTTTAAACACACTGGTCGCTTAACTACCGCGATTGAGTCAGGCCAACTATTTAAAGATATTGGCTTACCCCCATTAGATCCAGCAGTCGATCGCGCCATGATCTGCGGTAGCCCATCCATGCTAAAAGAAACTGCTGAGATGCTCGATTCCAAGGGCTTCAAGGTATCCCCTAGCCTTGGTCAATTGGGTGACTATGTATTTGAGCGCGCATTCGTAGAAAAGTAA
- a CDS encoding GntR family transcriptional regulator: MRNLTAYEEVKQKITEDLVRGRYPMGQALPAEKDLSKELDVSIGTLRKAVDELVAEGIVVRRQGRGTYVVEHDLKRLLYYFFHIVKHDAEKKVYPKVELVSLISATANKEEASKLEIKEGAPVWRITNRLSLEEQCVMIDQITLDKKRFKELTRADFIERKGSIYQMYQMEYGQTVVRSSERLRAGLAGKQHAEWLGLNPESPVLVIRRVALGIQDEPLEWRVSTLNTTQHEYFSELVA; encoded by the coding sequence ATGAGAAACCTGACCGCTTACGAGGAAGTTAAGCAAAAGATCACCGAGGATCTGGTCAGGGGTCGATATCCTATGGGGCAGGCATTGCCTGCCGAAAAGGATTTATCAAAAGAGTTAGATGTATCTATAGGTACCCTGCGCAAAGCGGTGGACGAGTTGGTTGCGGAAGGTATCGTAGTCCGACGCCAAGGCAGGGGAACCTATGTTGTTGAGCATGATCTCAAAAGACTTTTATATTATTTTTTTCACATTGTTAAACACGATGCTGAGAAAAAGGTTTACCCCAAAGTTGAATTAGTCTCCCTAATTAGCGCTACTGCCAATAAGGAAGAGGCGAGTAAGTTAGAGATAAAAGAGGGTGCACCCGTTTGGAGAATTACCAATCGCCTGTCATTGGAAGAGCAGTGCGTCATGATCGATCAGATCACGCTAGATAAAAAGCGGTTCAAGGAATTAACCCGTGCAGACTTTATTGAGCGCAAGGGCAGTATTTATCAGATGTATCAAATGGAGTACGGCCAAACTGTTGTGCGAAGCAGCGAGCGTTTGCGTGCCGGCCTAGCGGGTAAACAGCACGCTGAATGGCTAGGATTAAATCCAGAATCTCCCGTACTAGTTATTCGAAGAGTGGCGCTGGGCATTCAGGATGAGCCTCTAGAGTGGCGTGTTTCCACTTTAAATACTACTCAACATGAGTATTTCAGTGAGTTGGTAGCTTAG
- a CDS encoding tripartite tricarboxylate transporter substrate binding protein, whose protein sequence is MLKIQKLKISRRLVLLAGALTLAFPQLAIAQSWPTKPIKLIIPFAAGGTTDILGRLLAQQLTKDLGQNVIVENKGGAGGNIAAEFVAQAPADGYTIMLASGSMLTVNPSLYKRLPVNYSKDFVNITNVASGPMLLSVSSKIPVKNLNEFITYAKTKDLNFGSAGIGSQVHMAAENLTYSANIPATHVPYKGESAAINDLVSGQIDFMVGNLTAATGFAKAGQIKPIAVTSAKRVKQLPDVPTVAESGIPGFESTGWFGLVAPANTPKVITDKIYDATVKAVKSEAMQKSLDLNGLTAIANTQKEFDAQIKAESANWEKVIKGRNISTQ, encoded by the coding sequence ATGTTGAAGATTCAAAAATTGAAGATAAGCAGACGTTTAGTTTTACTTGCAGGAGCACTGACTCTTGCATTCCCTCAATTAGCAATAGCACAATCCTGGCCAACAAAGCCGATCAAATTAATTATTCCTTTTGCAGCTGGTGGCACTACGGATATTCTTGGCCGACTCTTAGCTCAGCAGTTAACAAAAGATTTAGGACAAAACGTCATTGTTGAAAATAAAGGTGGCGCTGGTGGCAATATTGCCGCTGAATTTGTAGCGCAAGCACCAGCAGATGGCTATACCATCATGCTCGCCTCCGGCAGTATGCTTACCGTGAATCCTAGTTTATATAAAAGATTGCCAGTAAATTACAGCAAAGATTTTGTGAATATTACTAATGTTGCTAGCGGCCCCATGTTGCTATCTGTCAGCAGCAAAATCCCTGTTAAGAACTTAAATGAATTTATTACCTATGCAAAAACTAAGGATCTGAATTTTGGCTCTGCAGGCATTGGAAGCCAAGTTCATATGGCTGCTGAAAACTTAACTTATTCCGCCAATATCCCAGCGACCCATGTGCCTTATAAGGGTGAATCTGCTGCTATCAATGATTTAGTATCGGGACAAATAGACTTTATGGTTGGCAATCTTACTGCAGCAACAGGTTTTGCAAAAGCCGGTCAAATTAAGCCAATTGCCGTAACTAGCGCTAAACGTGTCAAGCAACTTCCCGATGTTCCTACAGTTGCCGAAAGTGGCATACCTGGTTTTGAGAGTACTGGTTGGTTTGGTTTAGTGGCACCGGCCAACACACCTAAGGTCATTACGGACAAAATCTATGACGCCACTGTTAAGGCAGTGAAGTCTGAAGCTATGCAAAAGAGCTTGGATTTGAATGGCTTAACTGCAATAGCGAATACTCAGAAAGAATTTGATGCTCAGATCAAAGCTGAATCAGCTAACTGGGAAAAAGTAATTAAGGGTCGCAACATTAGCACCCAGTAA
- a CDS encoding isoprenylcysteine carboxylmethyltransferase family protein: protein MTSSPHQSIFERGAWYVVIQGILIGLILFGPQGSLLISSEPLASILQSCGIAIGLLATLIMVIAVINLGKNLTPLPCPKNNAILIQNGLYQLVRHPIYFGVLLAALAWLLIFPGIYILIYAIGLFFLFDVKARREEVWLVERFPDYRDYQRRVKKLIPAIY, encoded by the coding sequence ATGACTTCATCGCCACATCAATCGATCTTTGAGAGAGGTGCATGGTATGTGGTGATACAGGGAATTCTGATTGGCCTGATCTTGTTCGGCCCACAAGGTTCTCTTTTAATCAGCTCCGAACCCCTTGCTTCCATTCTCCAGTCTTGTGGCATTGCGATTGGCTTGCTAGCTACTTTAATCATGGTAATTGCCGTGATTAATCTCGGTAAAAATCTCACCCCTCTGCCTTGCCCAAAAAACAATGCCATTCTGATTCAAAACGGCTTATATCAACTTGTAAGGCACCCGATCTACTTTGGGGTGCTCTTAGCAGCACTTGCTTGGCTACTCATCTTCCCCGGTATTTATATCTTGATCTATGCCATTGGCCTATTTTTCTTATTTGATGTCAAAGCAAGGCGGGAGGAAGTCTGGTTGGTAGAGCGTTTTCCAGATTATCGAGACTACCAGCGTAGGGTCAAAAAGTTAATTCCTGCTATCTATTAA
- a CDS encoding flagellar biosynthesis protein FlgA, with amino-acid sequence MIHFVVHEPADGVGVVVVEGVKAGTDLIGWVMDGDLTLNIKSESDIPIGHKISLNDFKPGDTVMKYGVDIGKVVAPVKKGEHLHVQNVKTKRW; translated from the coding sequence ATGATCCACTTTGTCGTGCATGAGCCAGCAGATGGCGTAGGTGTAGTAGTAGTCGAGGGTGTAAAGGCTGGAACAGACCTAATTGGTTGGGTTATGGATGGTGACCTTACTCTAAATATCAAGTCTGAAAGTGACATTCCTATTGGTCACAAAATTTCATTGAACGATTTCAAGCCAGGTGACACGGTAATGAAATACGGCGTTGATATTGGCAAGGTAGTAGCCCCAGTCAAAAAGGGCGAGCACCTTCATGTCCAAAACGTAAAAACTAAGCGCTGGTAA
- a CDS encoding OsmC family protein: protein MSSDPSVRLVQQADYQFAIYYNEERDPVYGDEPPPLGKSQGATPSQFLLAGVANCLSDSLLFALRKFKQNPEPIETKASCEIGRNAENRLRILTINVEIRIGVPGNTLENLERVLAQFQDFCTVSSSVSLGIPVNVTVIDSESTKLYPTT, encoded by the coding sequence ATGAGTAGCGATCCTTCAGTAAGACTAGTTCAGCAAGCTGATTACCAATTTGCTATTTATTACAACGAAGAGCGTGATCCTGTTTATGGCGATGAGCCACCACCCCTGGGAAAATCACAAGGCGCTACACCATCACAGTTCTTATTGGCTGGTGTAGCGAATTGCTTGTCTGATTCACTGCTCTTTGCGCTCAGAAAGTTTAAGCAAAATCCTGAGCCAATCGAAACAAAGGCCAGTTGTGAAATCGGTAGAAACGCTGAAAACCGCTTACGCATATTGACTATAAACGTGGAGATTCGGATTGGCGTTCCGGGTAATACCCTTGAGAATCTTGAGCGCGTATTGGCTCAGTTTCAGGACTTCTGTACTGTATCTTCTAGTGTGAGTCTTGGTATTCCGGTGAATGTGACTGTCATTGACAGCGAGAGCACGAAGTTATATCCAACTACTTAA